One Brassica napus cultivar Da-Ae chromosome A1, Da-Ae, whole genome shotgun sequence genomic region harbors:
- the LOC106404534 gene encoding V-type proton ATPase subunit G2: MESTSNHGGIKLLLAAEHEAQQIVNAARTAKMARLKQAKEEAETEVAEHKDSTEHGFQRKLEETSGDSGANVKRLEQETDAKIEQLKNEASRISRDVVDMLLKHVTTVKN, encoded by the exons ATGGAATCTACCAGTAACCATGGGGGGATCAAGCTACTGCTAGCTGCTGAACACGAAGCTCAGCAAATCGTCAACGCCGCTAGGACCG CAAAAATGGCAAGGCTGAAGCAAGCCAAGGAAGAGGCTGAGACAGAGGTTGCTGAGCACAAAGACAGCACTGAGCATGGTTTCCAGAGGAAACTCGAAGAG accaGTGGAGATTCAGGTGCAAACGTGAAGAGGCTAGAGCAGGAGACTGATGCCAAGATCGAGCAGTTGAAGAATGAAGCTTCCAGGATTTCCAGAGATGTTGTGGACATGCTTCTCAAACATGTCACCACTGTGAAGAACTGA
- the LOC106379174 gene encoding uncharacterized protein At4g04775-like isoform X3 — translation MGRYSYSQPSSSEEYDVDITSLLQAEADLYSDDADSRQNIPEPVEYPPQPESDDGIPATCYCGSEAVVKTSYTSKDPGRRYFSCSNTDDGDCHVWKWWDVAVMEELRDQQRQLRELKDQAYESDEKLVKVEKFVGELTKKKTGIANGYPLLVCVLVSVAFLICMVVMFKWVAEKDNVVTESLEELQEEVQRMKMRLSDLYKVKSKTCSS, via the exons ATGGGTCGTTATAGCTACAGCCAGCCTTCATCTTCAGAGGAGTACGATGTAGATATAACTTCGCTTCTTCAAGCGGAGGCTGATCTATACTCCGACGATGCTGACAGTAGGCAGAACATACCGGAGCCGGTTGAGTACCCTCCTCAACCTGAGAGTGATGATGGAATCCCCGCTACCTGCTACTGTGGTAGTGAGGCAGTTGTTAAAACTTCTTACACAAGCAAAGATCCAGGGAGAAGGTACTTCAGTTGTTCGAACACGGATGATGGAGACTGCCATGTGTGGAAATGGTGGGATGTGGCGGTCATGGAGGAGTTGCGTGACCAGCAGAGACAACTTAGGGAGCTTAAGGATCAAGCTTATGAGAGTGACGAGAAGCTGGTTAAGGTTGAGAAGTTTGTGGGGGAGTTAACTAAGAAGAAAACCGGGATTGCAAATGGCTATCCATTGCTTGTTTGTGTGTTGGTTAGTGTAGCATTCCTAATATGTATGGTGGTCATGTTCAAGTGGGTTGCAGAGAAGGACAACGTCGTAACAGAGAGCCTG GAAGAGCTTCAGGAAGAGGTTCAGAGGATGAAAATGCGACTGTCTGACCTTTACAAG gTGAAGAGCAAGACATGTTCCAGTTGA
- the LOC106379174 gene encoding glutathione S-transferase T3-like isoform X1: MATSSSFINLLASQDSVELESLETPIFSSQSPQESTVKERRKWTVKEDLVLVGAWLNTSKDAIVSNEQKGLAFWKRILYYYNNSPVLVGTVPRELGQCKQRWARINELVCKFSGCYDLALREQRSGQNENDVMKAALEIFSSDHHMKFNLEHAWRELRHDVKWCSTFLEKDKDKRKSMDSPLPVPEPEARPVGVKAAKAAGKRKKTGKEEELTKIEGLLATKKEISKHSLLQSLLEKPEPLSEMEAALKNKLLAEILS, encoded by the coding sequence ATGGCAACTTCCTCTAGTTTTATTAACCTTTTAGCGAGTCAAGACTCAGTTGAGCTTGAGTCTTTAGAAACTCCCATCTTTAGTTCTCAATCTCCGCAAGAGTCAACtgtgaaagagagaagaaagtgGACTGTCAAAGAGGATTTAGTCCTCGTTGGTGCTTGGCTCAACACCAGCAAGGATGCAATTGTAAGTAACGAACAAAAAGGTCTTGCCTTTTGGAAGAGGATTTTATATTACTACAACAACAGTCCTGTCCTGGTTGGGACAGTGCCAAGAGAACTAGGCCAATGCAAGCAAAGATGGGCTCGGATCAACGAATTGGTGTGTAAGTTTTCTGGCTGCTACGACTTGGCCCTGAGAGAGCAGAGAAGCGGCCAGAATGAGAACGATGTGATGAAGGCTGCATTGGAGATCTTCAGCAGTGACCATCACATGAAGTTCAACTTGGAACACGCGTGGAGGGAGCTTAGACATGACGTCAAATGGTGCTCCACCTTTCTGGAGAAGGACAAGGATAAGCGGAAAAGTATGGATTCTCCACTGCCAGTACCAGAGCCAGAAGCTAGACCGGTAGGGGTTAAGGCTGCTAAGGCCGCAGGTAAGAGGAAGAAAactggaaaagaagaagaactaaCCAAGATAGAAGGCTTGTTGGCGACGAAAAAGGAAATCTCTAAGCATAGTTTGTTACAGAGTTTGCTAGAAAAGCCCGAGCCACTCTCTGAGATGGAAGCAGCACTGAAAAATAAACTGTTGGCTGAAATATTGTCGTGA
- the LOC106379174 gene encoding uncharacterized protein At4g04775-like isoform X2, producing the protein MGRYSYSQPSSSEEYDVDITSLLQAEADLYSDDADSRQNIPEPVEYPPQPESDDGIPATCYCGSEAVVKTSYTSKDPGRRYFSCSNTDDGDCHVWKWWDVAVMEELRDQQRQLRELKDQAYESDEKLVKVEKFVGELTKKKTGIANGYPLLVCVLVSVAFLICMVVMFKWVAEKDNVVTESLEELQEEVQRMKMRLSDLYKVMYKQLPTFIYEM; encoded by the exons ATGGGTCGTTATAGCTACAGCCAGCCTTCATCTTCAGAGGAGTACGATGTAGATATAACTTCGCTTCTTCAAGCGGAGGCTGATCTATACTCCGACGATGCTGACAGTAGGCAGAACATACCGGAGCCGGTTGAGTACCCTCCTCAACCTGAGAGTGATGATGGAATCCCCGCTACCTGCTACTGTGGTAGTGAGGCAGTTGTTAAAACTTCTTACACAAGCAAAGATCCAGGGAGAAGGTACTTCAGTTGTTCGAACACGGATGATGGAGACTGCCATGTGTGGAAATGGTGGGATGTGGCGGTCATGGAGGAGTTGCGTGACCAGCAGAGACAACTTAGGGAGCTTAAGGATCAAGCTTATGAGAGTGACGAGAAGCTGGTTAAGGTTGAGAAGTTTGTGGGGGAGTTAACTAAGAAGAAAACCGGGATTGCAAATGGCTATCCATTGCTTGTTTGTGTGTTGGTTAGTGTAGCATTCCTAATATGTATGGTGGTCATGTTCAAGTGGGTTGCAGAGAAGGACAACGTCGTAACAGAGAGCCTG GAAGAGCTTCAGGAAGAGGTTCAGAGGATGAAAATGCGACTGTCTGACCTTTACAAGGTAATGTACAAACAACTTCCAACCTTCATAtatgagatgtaa